Proteins from a single region of Catenulispora acidiphila DSM 44928:
- a CDS encoding SDR family NAD(P)-dependent oxidoreductase, whose amino-acid sequence MTTRDLTGTTAIVTGASRGFGRSIAASLAQAGAKVVAVARDGAALEQLREQAGDAVTPVVGDAADPVLAGRLLATYSPDTLVLNAGALPLPRPLQMHTWETFNLNWDMDVRQAFNWSREALLKPLAPGSTVISFSSAAAIGGSPMSGGYAGAKATVKFISAYAAGEAQAGSLGIRFVSVLPGLSAATQLGAAGAQAYADRMGIPVSAFLERMGPELTTEHVGKAIVDLAADESLDQPAYMVGPNGLNPLG is encoded by the coding sequence ATGACGACTCGTGATCTCACGGGAACCACGGCCATCGTCACTGGTGCCAGCCGGGGCTTCGGCCGCAGTATCGCCGCCTCGCTCGCGCAGGCCGGCGCGAAGGTCGTCGCGGTGGCCCGGGACGGCGCCGCGCTGGAGCAGCTGCGGGAGCAGGCCGGCGACGCGGTGACCCCGGTGGTCGGCGACGCCGCCGACCCGGTCCTGGCCGGCCGGTTGCTGGCCACCTACAGCCCGGACACCCTGGTGCTCAACGCCGGCGCGCTGCCCTTGCCGCGTCCGCTGCAGATGCACACCTGGGAGACCTTCAACCTGAACTGGGACATGGACGTCCGGCAGGCGTTCAACTGGTCCCGCGAGGCGCTGCTGAAGCCGCTGGCGCCCGGCAGCACCGTGATCTCCTTCTCCAGCGCGGCGGCGATCGGCGGCTCGCCGATGAGCGGCGGCTACGCCGGAGCCAAGGCCACCGTGAAGTTCATCAGCGCCTACGCGGCCGGCGAGGCGCAGGCCGGGTCGCTGGGCATCCGCTTCGTCAGCGTGCTGCCGGGCCTGAGCGCGGCCACCCAGCTCGGCGCGGCCGGCGCCCAGGCCTACGCCGACCGGATGGGCATCCCGGTGTCCGCGTTCCTGGAGCGTATGGGCCCGGAGCTGACCACCGAGCACGTCGGCAAGGCGATCGTCGACCTGGCCGCCGACGAGTCCCTCGACCAGCCCGCCTACATGGTCGGCCCGAACGGGCTCAACCCCCTGGGCTGA
- a CDS encoding TetR/AcrR family transcriptional regulator, producing MSPRRAQSDLREALLEAAARILAQDGSVGLSTRRLAKEVGSSTMAVYTHFGSMDDLVRAVVHEGFARLNTSMIAIGDSADPVADVVAHGRVYRWNAHQNADLYQVMLGSLNIAGFSLTDADRLHGRYVLDILVASVRRCMAAGRFQEGDPELVAHLFWTALHGIVTLELGGYLFAPYDADACFEAQVHSMIVGIGDDSEDAWASMRRSVEIVDAAGLEAGEQPAPAAAG from the coding sequence GTGAGTCCTCGCCGGGCGCAGTCCGATCTGCGCGAAGCCCTGTTGGAAGCCGCCGCACGAATTCTCGCGCAGGACGGCTCTGTCGGGCTGAGCACCCGCCGCCTGGCCAAGGAGGTGGGCAGCTCGACGATGGCCGTGTACACGCACTTCGGGAGCATGGACGACCTGGTGCGAGCCGTCGTGCACGAGGGGTTCGCCCGGCTGAACACGTCCATGATCGCGATCGGCGATTCCGCGGATCCGGTGGCCGACGTCGTGGCGCACGGCCGGGTCTACCGCTGGAACGCGCATCAGAACGCTGACCTGTACCAGGTCATGCTCGGCTCGCTGAACATCGCGGGGTTCTCCCTGACCGACGCCGACCGGCTGCACGGCCGCTACGTGCTGGACATCCTGGTCGCCTCGGTGCGGCGGTGCATGGCCGCCGGGCGGTTCCAGGAAGGCGATCCGGAGCTGGTGGCGCACCTGTTCTGGACCGCGCTGCACGGCATCGTGACCCTGGAGCTAGGCGGGTACCTGTTCGCGCCCTACGACGCCGACGCGTGCTTCGAGGCTCAGGTGCACAGCATGATCGTCGGCATCGGCGACGACAGCGAGGACGCGTGGGCCTCCATGCGCCGCTCGGTCGAGATCGTCGACGCCGCCGGCTTGGAGGCCGGCGAGCAGCCCGCGCCCGCCGCCGCCGGGTAG
- a CDS encoding TetR/AcrR family transcriptional regulator: MSPRPAQPDIRRALIEAAATILAESGPDGLSTRQLAREVGVSTTAVYTYFGGMDDLVRAMVHEGFARLNRALTATGDSQDPVADVVRLGRVYRENALRHRHLYAVMFGGSALAGFSLTDEDRAHGLYTLDLLVAAIERCVVAGRFRSGDATLVAHELWMSIHGIVTLEIGGYLFEPYDADACFDAQVCTLLVGSGDGLERARQSIAMSGAEAAAKEPAA, from the coding sequence GTGAGTCCTCGCCCCGCACAACCCGATATCCGCCGCGCACTCATCGAAGCGGCGGCGACGATCCTCGCCGAATCCGGGCCCGACGGACTGTCCACCCGGCAGCTGGCCCGAGAGGTCGGAGTTTCCACTACTGCTGTCTACACCTATTTCGGCGGCATGGACGACTTGGTACGCGCGATGGTGCACGAGGGCTTCGCCCGCCTGAACCGCGCCCTGACCGCCACCGGCGACTCGCAGGACCCGGTCGCCGACGTGGTGCGCCTCGGACGTGTCTATCGCGAGAACGCGCTGCGGCACAGACATCTGTACGCCGTGATGTTCGGCGGGTCGGCCCTGGCCGGGTTCTCCCTGACCGACGAGGATCGCGCGCACGGGCTGTACACCCTCGATCTCCTGGTCGCCGCGATCGAGCGATGCGTGGTGGCCGGCCGGTTCCGCAGCGGGGACGCGACGCTGGTCGCGCACGAGTTGTGGATGTCGATCCACGGCATCGTCACGCTGGAGATCGGCGGGTACCTGTTCGAGCCCTACGACGCCGACGCGTGCTTCGACGCCCAGGTGTGCACCTTGCTGGTGGGCTCCGGCGACGGGCTGGAGCGCGCGCGGCAGTCCATCGCGATGTCCGGCGCGGAAGCCGCGGCCAAGGAGCCCGCGGCCTAG
- a CDS encoding maleylpyruvate isomerase family mycothiol-dependent enzyme, with the protein MVSSVYADLISEGEELEALVPLDERWYSQTPAPGWTVGRQIDHMAEVAAMARSAAMPRPIAGANGSPRRPLELVDGPEQTVRRWRTEREAAARALSEADQDRDLPWMRGTGRPSLIGAALAMEMFGHGQDIVDTVGEKRTHTDRIGHVVWFGARTRDFGYRAHGFEAPDKPFRFEITAPSGNLWAFGPEDAEQRVIAPAVDFCLLVTCRRHRDDVDVKAIGREAERWLGIAQCYPGPAGAGRSAGQFGGR; encoded by the coding sequence GTGGTCAGCAGCGTGTACGCGGACTTGATCAGTGAGGGGGAGGAGCTGGAGGCGCTCGTCCCGCTCGACGAACGCTGGTACTCCCAGACCCCCGCCCCCGGATGGACCGTGGGTCGCCAGATCGACCACATGGCGGAGGTCGCTGCGATGGCGCGGTCCGCCGCGATGCCGCGCCCTATAGCCGGCGCGAACGGCTCCCCGCGGCGTCCGCTGGAATTGGTCGACGGTCCCGAGCAGACGGTGCGCCGCTGGCGGACCGAGCGGGAAGCCGCGGCGCGCGCCTTGAGCGAAGCCGACCAGGACCGCGATCTGCCCTGGATGCGCGGCACGGGACGGCCCTCGCTGATCGGCGCCGCCTTGGCGATGGAGATGTTCGGCCACGGACAGGACATCGTCGACACCGTGGGGGAGAAGCGCACACACACCGACCGCATCGGGCACGTCGTCTGGTTCGGCGCGCGCACCCGCGACTTCGGCTACCGGGCCCACGGTTTCGAGGCGCCCGACAAGCCGTTCCGCTTCGAGATCACCGCGCCGTCCGGCAACCTGTGGGCGTTCGGGCCCGAAGACGCCGAGCAGCGGGTGATCGCGCCAGCGGTGGACTTCTGCCTGCTGGTCACCTGCCGCCGGCACCGCGACGACGTGGACGTCAAAGCGATCGGCCGCGAGGCGGAACGCTGGCTGGGCATCGCGCAGTGCTATCCGGGACCGGCCGGCGCGGGCCGCAGCGCCGGCCAATTCGGAGGGCGCTGA
- a CDS encoding ASPIC/UnbV domain-containing protein, whose product MRTLIPALTAIIALLTVYVAVGNPAEAGEASQTAAKYSFKQMPIAMPPGYDDQKMNTIRQVNPAYYKVRSWMSAVGASVAINDVTGHGRSDGMCLVDTRTNDVVVTYTPTAPAADQFTPFVLNAAPLPIDDTMAPTGCVLGDFTGDGRMGMLVYYWGRTPILFLPKAGATAVSAEAYQPQELVSGVDTDGKYTGPQWNTDAIAVADLAGTGHPDIVIGNYFPDSGILDVHGQNNVVMPNSLSSANNGGGLHFLRWVSATGGDAPSAKYVEDKDAIPFHDSTGWTLALGTADLTGSGKPDLYDGNDFGHGHLLYNVSTPTQLKFTEAYGDRTATTPKSFVMGNGSFKGMGVDFADMSDKGHFDFMVSDITQPWGLEESNFVFKNDTKSNAEMTSKLASGVAPFTQSAAGDGLAWSGWAWDVKMGDFLNDGSQDVVQALGFINGSINRWPWMQEMATMNDDLLANPAMWPNFQPGDDVSGHQPFAFFAKNSSGKYVNISKQLGFTNDTPSRGMALADTTGSGHLDFAVARQWGAPEFYANTADVGDQMTLNLYRPSSDGQASSGLEGIGSPAYGTTVTVHTPGEPQMAQVDGGSGHDGYRSFQVRFGLGMNMGPQTVTVQWHDTSGALHSQDIKLTTGTHNLMLTDHIQEVPQS is encoded by the coding sequence TTGAGAACGCTGATCCCGGCGCTCACCGCCATCATCGCTCTCCTCACCGTCTACGTGGCGGTGGGGAACCCGGCCGAGGCGGGTGAGGCTTCGCAGACAGCTGCGAAGTATTCGTTCAAACAGATGCCGATCGCCATGCCGCCGGGCTATGACGATCAGAAGATGAACACGATCCGCCAAGTGAACCCCGCCTACTACAAAGTCCGTTCCTGGATGTCGGCGGTCGGCGCGAGCGTGGCCATCAACGACGTGACCGGCCACGGCCGCTCCGACGGGATGTGCCTGGTCGACACTCGGACCAACGACGTCGTCGTCACCTACACCCCGACCGCCCCGGCCGCGGACCAGTTCACGCCGTTCGTGCTGAACGCGGCGCCGCTGCCGATCGACGACACCATGGCGCCGACCGGCTGCGTGCTCGGCGACTTCACCGGTGACGGCCGCATGGGCATGCTGGTCTACTACTGGGGACGCACCCCGATCCTGTTCCTGCCCAAGGCCGGAGCCACTGCCGTCTCGGCGGAGGCCTACCAGCCGCAGGAGCTGGTCAGCGGCGTCGACACTGACGGCAAGTACACCGGCCCGCAGTGGAACACCGACGCCATCGCGGTCGCGGACCTGGCCGGCACCGGCCACCCGGACATCGTCATCGGGAACTACTTCCCGGACAGCGGCATCCTGGACGTCCACGGCCAGAACAACGTGGTCATGCCGAACTCGCTGTCCAGCGCCAACAACGGCGGCGGCCTGCACTTCCTGCGCTGGGTGAGCGCCACCGGCGGGGACGCCCCCTCGGCGAAGTACGTCGAGGACAAGGACGCCATCCCCTTCCACGACAGCACCGGCTGGACGCTGGCCCTGGGAACCGCCGACCTGACCGGCTCGGGCAAGCCCGACCTGTACGACGGCAACGACTTCGGCCACGGCCACCTGCTCTACAACGTCTCCACGCCGACCCAGCTGAAGTTCACCGAGGCCTACGGCGACCGCACGGCGACCACCCCGAAGTCCTTCGTGATGGGCAACGGCTCGTTCAAGGGCATGGGCGTGGACTTCGCCGACATGAGCGACAAGGGCCACTTCGACTTCATGGTCAGCGACATCACGCAGCCCTGGGGTCTGGAGGAGAGCAACTTCGTCTTCAAGAACGACACCAAGTCCAACGCTGAGATGACCTCCAAGCTGGCCTCCGGGGTGGCGCCGTTCACCCAGAGCGCGGCCGGGGACGGCCTGGCCTGGAGCGGCTGGGCCTGGGACGTGAAGATGGGCGACTTCCTCAACGACGGCAGCCAGGACGTGGTGCAGGCCCTGGGCTTCATCAACGGCAGCATCAACCGCTGGCCGTGGATGCAGGAGATGGCCACGATGAACGACGACCTGCTGGCCAACCCGGCGATGTGGCCGAACTTCCAGCCCGGGGACGACGTGTCCGGCCACCAGCCGTTCGCGTTCTTCGCCAAGAACTCCTCGGGCAAGTACGTCAACATCAGCAAGCAGCTGGGCTTCACCAACGACACCCCGAGCCGCGGCATGGCGCTGGCGGACACCACCGGCAGCGGCCACCTGGACTTCGCGGTGGCGCGGCAGTGGGGCGCTCCGGAGTTCTACGCCAACACCGCGGACGTCGGCGACCAGATGACCCTGAACCTGTACCGCCCGTCCAGCGACGGCCAGGCGAGCAGCGGTCTTGAGGGTATCGGCAGCCCGGCCTACGGGACCACGGTCACCGTCCACACGCCCGGCGAGCCGCAGATGGCCCAGGTGGACGGCGGCAGCGGCCACGACGGCTACCGCTCCTTCCAGGTCCGCTTCGGCCTCGGCATGAACATGGGCCCGCAGACCGTCACCGTCCAGTGGCACGACACCTCCGGTGCCCTGCACTCGCAGGACATCAAGCTGACCACCGGAACCCACAACCTGATGCTGACCGACCACATCCAGGAGGTCCCGCAGTCATGA
- a CDS encoding phosphotransferase, translating to MTELVLLASGRDADVFALDAQRVLRRYRDGGDVAAEASAMAHVGSLGYPVPQVHSAGGGDLVLERLTGPTMLQALGTGEITPAAAAELLADLLARLHALPPQTPDQPGDHPIHLDLHPANVMLEARGPVVIDWRNASQGRPEVDVAVSALIVAQVAVDPTLDEAALARAFLTAFLTNVGALPSEALDEAVRFRRADPNVSAREIALLHEAVSLLGDRG from the coding sequence ATGACCGAGCTCGTTCTGTTGGCGAGTGGCCGGGACGCCGACGTCTTCGCCCTCGACGCGCAGCGTGTCCTGCGCCGGTATCGAGACGGCGGCGACGTGGCGGCCGAGGCCTCTGCGATGGCCCACGTAGGCAGCTTGGGATACCCCGTGCCGCAGGTCCACAGCGCCGGCGGCGGCGATCTGGTCCTGGAACGGCTCACCGGACCAACCATGCTGCAGGCGTTGGGCACCGGGGAGATCACCCCGGCGGCAGCGGCGGAGCTGCTGGCAGATCTGCTCGCCCGCCTCCACGCGCTGCCGCCACAGACGCCGGACCAGCCCGGGGACCACCCGATCCACCTGGATCTGCACCCGGCGAACGTCATGCTTGAGGCACGAGGACCGGTCGTGATCGACTGGCGCAACGCCAGTCAGGGCCGGCCCGAGGTCGACGTCGCGGTGTCCGCCCTGATCGTGGCGCAGGTCGCCGTCGACCCCACTCTGGACGAGGCAGCCCTGGCAAGGGCTTTCCTCACCGCGTTCCTGACCAACGTCGGCGCACTGCCGTCCGAGGCATTGGACGAAGCGGTGCGGTTCCGCCGGGCCGACCCCAACGTGAGCGCCCGCGAGATCGCCTTGCTGCACGAGGCGGTCTCGCTGCTCGGTGACCGCGGCTGA
- a CDS encoding SDR family NAD(P)-dependent oxidoreductase, whose product MAISRAVLITGCSSGIGRAAALQLHQAGLPVWATARDTGALAELEARGIRTLQLDVTDEESAAAAVKQVVDAHGAVGTLVNNAGSGIHGAVEDVPLDTVRGSFETNLFGALRLTQLVLPGMRQQGAGRVVNVSSILGRLSPPGGALYQATKYATEAYSDALRLEVAQFGIQVALIEPATVRTRFYETAVMQFAGGSGTPYQPFYDRLAAWAIDIHEGKTRAGKLAVTPEKVAEAIQRAVLARNPKARYPVGPLARAALGMRRMLPDSLFDKFVAREFPAP is encoded by the coding sequence ATGGCGATCTCCCGCGCCGTCCTGATCACCGGCTGCTCCAGCGGGATCGGCCGCGCAGCGGCCCTCCAGCTGCACCAGGCCGGACTGCCGGTCTGGGCCACGGCCCGGGACACCGGCGCCCTGGCCGAGCTGGAAGCCCGCGGTATCCGCACCCTGCAGCTGGACGTGACCGACGAGGAGTCGGCCGCCGCAGCCGTCAAGCAGGTCGTCGACGCCCACGGCGCCGTCGGCACCCTGGTCAACAACGCCGGCTCCGGCATCCACGGCGCGGTCGAGGACGTCCCCCTGGACACCGTCCGCGGCTCCTTCGAGACCAACCTGTTCGGCGCCCTGCGCCTGACCCAGCTCGTCCTGCCCGGCATGCGCCAGCAAGGCGCCGGCCGCGTGGTGAACGTCTCCTCGATCCTCGGCCGCCTCTCCCCGCCCGGAGGCGCCCTGTATCAGGCCACGAAGTACGCCACCGAGGCCTACTCCGACGCCCTGCGCCTGGAGGTCGCCCAATTCGGCATCCAGGTCGCGCTGATCGAGCCCGCCACAGTCCGCACCCGCTTCTACGAGACCGCGGTCATGCAATTCGCCGGCGGCTCCGGAACCCCCTACCAGCCCTTCTACGACCGCCTCGCCGCCTGGGCCATCGACATCCACGAAGGCAAGACCCGAGCCGGCAAGCTCGCCGTGACCCCGGAGAAGGTGGCCGAGGCCATCCAACGCGCGGTCCTGGCCCGCAACCCCAAGGCCCGCTACCCCGTCGGACCGCTGGCGCGCGCCGCACTGGGGATGCGCCGGATGCTGCCCGACTCGCTGTTCGACAAGTTCGTCGCGCGCGAGTTCCCGGCGCCGTGA
- the mshB gene encoding N-acetyl-1-D-myo-inositol-2-amino-2-deoxy-alpha-D-glucopyranoside deacetylase — protein MTLPLDLLDMPFARLGDRLGNPLRLLMVHAHPDDETTTTGATAALYAAETIDVYLVTCTRGERGEILDPEAQRVVDDAADGEQALGELRVRELAGAVTMLGIKGSRFLGGAGRWWDSGMAGEESNTDPRSLVAGDFQEQVDALAAAIREIRPQVLVTYDSRGGYGHPDHIRAHQLSLAAVDRAAETGGESESGGEGGGEGAEAWSVAKVYAAVVPFSILRSVARRLGSNGDSPFAPLAEALANGVPEDLIEIPYGVPDHLVTAQIDARDWLDAKTAAMRSHRSQMAADSWFFKLAASSDGGFGIEHFQLLRGTAGPLDDGFEADLFAGVRAVDDSDCEPDFGWLPEEEPAGGELF, from the coding sequence ATGACGCTTCCCCTGGACCTGCTGGACATGCCGTTCGCGCGCCTCGGCGACCGCCTCGGCAACCCGCTCAGGCTGCTGATGGTGCACGCGCATCCGGACGACGAGACCACCACCACCGGCGCCACCGCCGCGCTGTACGCCGCCGAGACCATCGACGTGTACCTGGTGACCTGCACCCGGGGCGAGCGCGGCGAGATCCTGGACCCGGAGGCCCAGCGCGTGGTGGACGACGCCGCCGACGGGGAGCAGGCGCTGGGCGAACTACGGGTGCGAGAACTGGCCGGCGCCGTCACCATGCTCGGGATCAAGGGGTCGCGCTTCCTCGGCGGAGCGGGCCGCTGGTGGGATTCGGGGATGGCCGGCGAGGAGTCCAACACCGACCCGCGCTCGCTCGTGGCCGGGGACTTCCAGGAGCAGGTCGACGCGTTGGCCGCGGCGATCCGCGAGATACGGCCTCAGGTTCTGGTCACCTATGACTCGCGCGGCGGCTACGGGCACCCCGACCACATCCGCGCGCACCAGCTGAGCCTGGCCGCCGTCGACCGCGCGGCCGAGACCGGCGGCGAGAGCGAGAGCGGCGGCGAGGGCGGCGGCGAGGGCGCGGAGGCCTGGAGCGTCGCGAAGGTCTACGCGGCCGTCGTCCCGTTCAGCATTCTGCGTTCGGTCGCGCGCCGCCTGGGCTCCAACGGCGACAGCCCCTTCGCCCCGCTCGCCGAGGCCTTGGCCAACGGCGTGCCGGAGGACCTCATCGAGATCCCGTACGGCGTCCCCGACCACCTGGTGACCGCCCAGATCGACGCCCGGGACTGGCTGGACGCCAAGACCGCCGCCATGCGCTCGCACCGTTCCCAGATGGCCGCCGACAGCTGGTTCTTCAAGCTCGCGGCGAGCTCCGACGGCGGATTCGGCATCGAGCACTTCCAGCTGCTGCGCGGCACGGCCGGGCCGTTGGACGACGGTTTCGAGGCCGACCTGTTCGCCGGCGTGCGGGCGGTCGACGACTCCGATTGCGAACCCGACTTCGGATGGCTGCCCGAAGAGGAGCCGGCCGGCGGCGAGCTGTTCTGA
- a CDS encoding DUF1702 family protein: protein MAGMWAAARRRVLTPSTSQTKLARRGFHEKSPEAKEQLESAGAMFLAGYALAAEAGHAWEAESGLQTLPRAYRGFAYEGAGMGFAVRDAIAPRRRHMTADLIDGRGADHVYMIYVGVGWALGRLPRALWGRMTDNLTDPVLRWLVLDGYGFHQAYFHTEKYVNRQFAPTDFPWPQAGPAAYANRVIDQGIGRAMWFVHGADPDRLADAVDSFPEARRADLYAGSALAVTYAGGLDEAELRVFKQRAHRYAPQIAQASAFAATARVQAGNQTPHTALATDVLAGVAPDEAARVCLGAFPDAGERTAAGEPAFEVWRQRIAAALGVPLTT from the coding sequence GTGGCCGGCATGTGGGCGGCGGCGCGGCGACGCGTTCTGACACCCAGCACCTCGCAGACGAAGCTGGCGCGACGCGGCTTCCATGAGAAGAGTCCGGAGGCCAAGGAACAGCTGGAGAGTGCCGGCGCGATGTTCCTGGCCGGATACGCGCTCGCGGCGGAGGCCGGGCACGCTTGGGAGGCCGAGAGCGGGTTGCAGACGTTGCCGCGGGCGTACCGCGGCTTCGCTTATGAGGGCGCCGGGATGGGGTTCGCTGTTCGGGACGCCATCGCGCCGCGGCGCCGACATATGACCGCCGACCTCATCGACGGCCGGGGCGCGGACCACGTGTACATGATCTACGTGGGCGTCGGGTGGGCGCTGGGTCGGCTTCCGCGTGCCCTGTGGGGGCGGATGACCGACAACCTGACCGATCCGGTGCTGCGCTGGCTCGTCCTGGACGGCTACGGCTTCCACCAGGCGTACTTCCACACCGAGAAGTACGTGAACCGGCAGTTCGCCCCGACCGATTTCCCCTGGCCGCAGGCCGGTCCCGCGGCTTATGCCAACCGGGTCATCGACCAGGGCATCGGCCGGGCGATGTGGTTCGTGCACGGCGCCGACCCGGACCGGCTCGCCGACGCCGTCGACTCCTTCCCCGAAGCGCGGCGTGCCGACCTGTACGCCGGCTCCGCCCTGGCCGTCACGTACGCCGGCGGGCTGGACGAGGCCGAGCTGCGGGTGTTCAAGCAGCGGGCCCACCGGTACGCGCCGCAGATCGCACAAGCCAGTGCGTTCGCCGCCACAGCCCGCGTGCAGGCCGGGAATCAGACCCCGCATACGGCACTGGCGACCGACGTGCTGGCCGGTGTGGCGCCCGATGAGGCGGCGCGCGTGTGCCTCGGAGCGTTCCCCGACGCCGGCGAGCGCACCGCGGCCGGGGAGCCGGCGTTCGAGGTGTGGCGGCAGCGGATCGCCGCGGCGCTGGGCGTGCCGTTGACGACGTGA
- a CDS encoding dihydrofolate reductase family protein, whose protein sequence is MRTLIVSSLVTADGIHGDPQLWAGEYSDEEAVEQWLGALKKSDAFLMGKNTYELFVQMWGTPEGPYLERLHEMPKYVYSSTLTSADWANTTIVSGDAVAAVRELKEQGDGDLMVYGYGRLSQALLEAGLVDRLDFTVNPVVFGSGTPLFRPGKRVNLRLDSVSRRGNGAVALSYVPA, encoded by the coding sequence GTGCGTACGTTGATCGTGAGCAGCCTGGTGACCGCCGACGGCATCCACGGCGATCCCCAGTTGTGGGCCGGAGAGTACTCGGATGAGGAGGCCGTCGAGCAGTGGCTCGGCGCGTTGAAGAAGAGCGACGCGTTCTTGATGGGCAAGAACACCTACGAGTTGTTCGTGCAGATGTGGGGCACTCCCGAGGGTCCGTACCTCGAGCGTCTTCACGAAATGCCCAAGTATGTCTACTCATCCACGCTGACGTCGGCGGACTGGGCCAACACGACGATCGTCTCCGGCGACGCCGTGGCCGCCGTGCGGGAGCTGAAGGAGCAGGGCGACGGGGACCTGATGGTCTACGGCTACGGCCGGCTGTCGCAGGCACTGCTGGAGGCCGGGCTGGTCGACCGGCTGGACTTCACGGTGAACCCGGTCGTGTTCGGCAGCGGGACCCCGCTGTTCCGCCCGGGCAAGCGCGTGAATCTGCGGCTGGACTCCGTCAGCCGGCGGGGCAACGGCGCGGTCGCGCTGTCGTACGTGCCCGCGTGA
- a CDS encoding carotenoid oxygenase family protein gives MALADLRTSSDVDRSDIDCSALPVKGAVPSELDGTVFRIGPEDGQPYVSALRLRHGHAEWFRARRIRTDEVCRRTGELPSPGPRRCGSDTTAAAVIRHNRRTLALGDGALPYELAPDLRTKARWDFDGTLPAGFTSQAVHDPLTGELFAAVAGARTLEYAVVDVQGSVRKYEPIPTPHDPALYTFALTDRHAVFSGPAGVGIMPREGGAGDVVWVGTSGTVAESGLAGRPVNAFDLPGGGVAVETVSAVSASAPGLWRWRVEPGAGSDAVRGECLSRRVQDLASVDERYRGSDHRYALTRRVDADRMDDAGRPPGIGLLRHDLMTGTTQQHAAEPGRLFGAPVFVPYSPTAPEGHGWVLVSVQDTILERHEMVVIDTADFTGVPVAAVELPGTGQREASACWQVADPW, from the coding sequence ATGGCACTCGCGGACCTGCGCACTTCCTCCGACGTCGACCGTTCCGACATCGACTGCTCGGCCTTGCCTGTCAAGGGAGCCGTGCCCTCGGAGCTCGACGGCACTGTGTTCCGGATCGGTCCGGAGGACGGCCAGCCCTATGTGTCGGCGCTCCGGCTGCGGCACGGCCACGCCGAATGGTTCCGGGCGCGCCGGATCCGCACCGACGAGGTCTGCCGGCGGACCGGCGAGCTCCCCAGCCCCGGCCCGCGCCGGTGCGGGTCGGACACCACCGCCGCGGCCGTCATCCGGCACAACCGCCGCACGCTCGCGCTCGGCGACGGCGCCCTGCCCTACGAGCTGGCTCCGGATCTGCGCACCAAGGCGCGGTGGGATTTCGACGGCACGCTGCCGGCGGGGTTCACCTCCCAGGCAGTCCACGACCCGCTGACCGGCGAGCTGTTCGCCGCGGTCGCGGGGGCGAGGACGCTGGAGTACGCCGTGGTCGACGTCCAGGGCAGCGTGCGCAAGTACGAGCCGATCCCGACGCCGCACGATCCGGCGCTATACACGTTCGCCCTGACCGACCGGCACGCGGTGTTCTCCGGACCGGCAGGCGTGGGCATCATGCCGCGCGAGGGCGGCGCGGGCGACGTCGTCTGGGTCGGCACGTCCGGCACCGTCGCGGAATCCGGGCTCGCGGGCCGTCCGGTCAACGCCTTCGATCTGCCGGGCGGCGGGGTGGCCGTCGAGACGGTGAGCGCCGTTTCCGCCTCGGCGCCGGGGCTGTGGCGCTGGCGGGTCGAGCCCGGCGCCGGCAGCGACGCCGTGCGCGGGGAATGCCTGAGCCGCCGGGTGCAGGACCTGGCGAGCGTCGACGAGCGGTATCGGGGCTCCGATCACCGGTACGCCCTGACGCGGCGCGTGGACGCGGACCGCATGGACGACGCGGGACGGCCTCCGGGCATCGGACTGCTGCGCCACGACCTCATGACCGGCACGACCCAGCAGCACGCGGCCGAACCGGGCCGGCTGTTCGGCGCCCCGGTGTTCGTGCCGTACTCTCCGACCGCGCCTGAGGGACACGGCTGGGTCCTGGTCTCGGTGCAGGACACGATCCTGGAGCGGCACGAGATGGTCGTCATCGACACCGCCGACTTCACCGGTGTCCCGGTGGCCGCGGTGGAACTGCCCGGGACCGGGCAGCGGGAGGCCTCGGCGTGCTGGCAGGTCGCAGACCCCTGGTGA